AGTTCGAGCAACACGGCGCGGTAATCCTGCAACTGGGCATTGGCCACCAGGTATTGACGACCGACACCCTTGGCCGGCTCGCCGATCTTCACCGGCACCACGCGGCTCTGGGCGATCGAACGGATCCCCGATACGCGAGCGTGCAGGGTCGGGCCGCCGTCGAAAATGTCGATGTAGTGATCGGTCTCGAAGCCTTCGCGCATCAGGATGTCGAAGGTGATCTGCGCCCGTGGGTGCACCTGGCCCATGGCTTCCTGAGCGGAGTCCGGCAGCAGTGGCACGTAGATCGGGTAGTGCGGCATCAGCTCGGCCAGGAACGTACGGCTCTTCAGGCCGCACAAACGCTCGGCTTCAGCGTAGTTGAGGTCGAAGAAGTTGCGGCCAATGGCATCCCAGAACGGCGAGTCGCCGTTTTCATCGCTGTAACCGACGATCTCGGTGACCACGGCATCGGCAAAGCGCTCCGGATGGCTGGCCACGAACAGCAGGCGACCACGGGAATTGAGCTCGGCCCAGGGCGAACCCACCAGCTCGCGCTGCACGTAGAAGCTGGTCAGCAAGCTGTTGCCGGTCAGGTCATGGCACTGGGAGAGCACGTGAATCTTGTTGTGAATCTTCAGCTCGCGGGAGGCGTGCACGAAGGTTTCGTTACGGAAGCTGTAGAACGGCTCGGAATAACCGGCTGACGCCACGATGGCCGAGCAACCGACGAGCTTGCCGGTGGTCGTGTCTTCGAGGACGAAGAAGTAGCTTTCTTCACCGTTGAAACTGACTTCGGCGGCGAACGAGGCTTCGCTCGCGGCGATCTTGTCGCTCAGGCGTTCAACGTCATCCGGCAAGGAAGTGACACCAATCGGGCTGTCCGCAGCCAGACGCTGTACCTCGCCCAGATCAGCCATTTGCGCGGGGCGCATCACCAGCATGGTGTCACTCCTTTTTTCAACTCTTGAGGGAAATAAGCCGGCCCCTTGTAGGAGCGAGCCTGCTCGCGATGGTGGATCAGCAACAATGATGTCGACTGACACACCATCGCGAGCAGGCTCGCTCCTACAGAAAAGCGGGACCGGTATCAAAATTTGGATCGACGCCCGAATTCTCAGGCGCCGAAGGGTCTATCAGGCTTGCGTCAGTTTTGCCGCAGCACGTTCGAAGCGGTCCAGGCCGGCATCGATATCGGCGTCTTCAACCACCAGGCTTGGCGCGAAACGCACCACGTCAGGACCGGCTTGCAGCACCATCAGGCCTTCTTTTTCAGCGGCGTTGAAGATGTCCTTGGCCTTGCCTTTCCAGGCATCGCTCAAGACGCAACCAATCAACAGACCCAGGCCACGTACCTGAGTGAACAGGCCGTACTTCTCGCCGATCTGCTCCAGGCGCGCCTTGAACTTGTCGTGCTTGGCATTCACGCCCGCCAGCACTTCAGGGGTGTTGATCACGTCCATCACCGCACCGGCCACGGCGCACGCCAGCGGGTTGCCGCCGTAGGTGGTGCCGTGAGTGCCGACGACCAGATGCTTGGCCAGGTCTTCGGTGGTCAGCATGGCTGCGATCGGGAAACCGCCGCCCAGGCTCTTGGCGCTGGTCAGGATGTCCGGGATCACGCCGTAGTGCTGATAGGCAAACAGTTTGCCGGTACGGCCCATGCCGGTTTGCACTTCGTCGAAGATCAGCAGTGCGTTATGCGCGGTGCACAGTTCGCGGGCACCTTGCAGGTATTCGAGTTCAGCCGGGATCACACCGCTTTCGCCCTGGATCGGCTCCAGCACCACAGCACAGGTCTTGTCGGAAATGGCGGCTTTCAGCGCGGCCAGATCGTTGTACGGCACATGGGTGATACCGGTGATTTTCGGACCGAAGCCGTCGGAGTACTTCGACTGGCCACCGACGTTCACGGTGAACAGGGTGCGGCCATGGAAGCTGTTGAGCGCGGCGATGATTTCGTACTTCTCGCTGCCGAAACGGTCGAAACCGACACGACGGGCCAGCTTGAAGGCGGCCTCGTTGGCTTCGGCGCCGGAGTTGCAGAAGAAGGCACGCTCGGCAAAGGTGGCATCAACCAGCTTGTGGGCCAGGCGCAGGGCCGGTTCGTTGGTGAACACGTTGGACACGTGCCACAGCTTGTTGGCTTGCTCGGTCAAGGCACCGACCAGCGCCGGATGCGCATGGCCCAATACGTTTACGGCAATCCCGCCGGCGAAGTCGATCAGCTCGCGGCCGGACTGGTCCCAGACGCGGGAGCCTTCGCCACGTACCGGAATGAAAGCGGCAGGCGCGTAGTTGGGAACCATTACCTGGTCGAAATCGGCGCGTTCTACCGCAGCGTGCTCAACGGACATCGGAGTCTCCTGAAGAGAAAACACCCGCCTGAAACTGGCGAGCGATGGGGGGATTGTAAGGACAGTTTTCAGCCCGGCCTTGCCGCCAAGCGACAACTTCTTATAGCGCAAACCCCGGTTTTTCCCGGGTTTACGGCAATGCGACATATAGGGTCGCAAAGGCGCAGTTTAACTGTACGAGGCAGTTAACGGCAGGCTTGGAGGGATTTGATTTACCGCAGGTGCGCAAGATGCCGCCGATTGCCGGACATCTATAAGGAGGGATTAACGAAGTGTTTACAGATCGGCCATGGCGACACCGCCATGGCCTGGTCAGGCAGGAATCAACCGCGCTCGGAAGGCACGGAGGACAATTCGAAAGGACTGCTGCTACGCCGCTGGTTGCGATCTTCCCGCGGCGTGGCGCCGAAGAAGTTGCGGTAGGCGCTGGAGAAATGCGGCCCCGAAGAGAAGCCACAGGACAAACCGATCTGGATGATCGACTTGCTGGTCTGCATCAACATCTGCCGGGCCTTGTTCAGGCGCAGTTCCAGGTAGTACTGGCTCGGCACTCGATTGAGGTATTGCTTGAAGATCCGCTCCAGCTGACGACGGGACACGCAAACGTGCTGGGCGATTTCGTCGGTGGTCAGCGGCTCCTCGATGTTGGCCTCCATCAACAGCACCGCCTGGGTGAGCTTCGGATGACTGGAGCCGAGGCGATTCTGCAACGGGATACGCTGACGCTCCCCGCCTTCACGAATGCGCTCGACCACCAGCTCCTCCGACACTGCACCGGCCAGTTCCGCACCGTGATCCCGAGCTAGCACCGCCAGCAGCAAATCGAGTACCGACATGCCACCGCACGCGGTCAAGCGATCACGATCCCAATCGAACAGATGACTGGTGGCGATAACCTTCGGGAAACGCTCGGCAAAATCATCCTGCCAGCGCCAGTGCACGGCGGCGCGATAACCGTCGAGCAACCCCAGCTGCGCCAACGGATAGACACCGGCAGACAGGCCACCGATCACGCAACCGGCACGCACCAGTTGCTTGAGGGCCGTGCTGAGCGCGGGCGCCAGGGCGGTCGGCGGCTCGTCGGCGAGCAGGAACAGCTTCTGGAAATTCTCGAGCTTGCCGCTCCAGGCCTCGCCCGGCAATTGCCAGGCGCCATCTACCGGCGCCTCGGCCTGCAGGAAGGACAGCTCGTAGACCACTTCCGGATGCACACGCTGGGCAACACGCAAGGCCTCCTCAGCCAGCGCCAGCGTCAGTGCTTTAGTGCTGGGCCAAATCAGGAAACCAATTCGATGGGCAGTCATGGGCGGGCGATCCGAAACGAAGAACAGTGATGAAAGCATGGGCCAATGCTAGCCCGTAAATGAACGCAAATCGCAAACCGGCAAAGATCTAATTGTAGGAGCGAGCCTGCTCGCGAAAGCGGTGGATCAGTCGACATCCGAGTTGGATGTCACACCGCAATCGCGAGCAAGCCCGCTCCCACAGGGGATCGGGGCCAGCCTTTAGACTGCGAAGCATGCACCATCCAGGTGCACAACGGCAGCCCTGATTACTTGAGGCTACCCGACAGGAATTGCTGCAAGCGCTCGGACTGCGGGTTCACCAGCACTTCACGCGGGTTGCCGCTCTCCTCGACCACACCTTTATGCAGGAACACCAACTGATTCGACACTTCACGGGCGAAGCCCATTTCGTGGGTCACCACCACCATGGTCCGGCCTTCCTGGGCCAGGGCCTGCATCACCTTCAACACGTCACCCACCAGCTCCGGGTCCAGTGCCGACGTCGGTTCGTCGAACAGCATGACTTCCGGCTCCATCGCCAGCGCACGGGCAATCGCCACACGCTGCTGCTCGCCGCCGGACATATGCCCAGGGTAAGCGTCCTTGCGGTGCGCCACGCCCACCTTGTTCAGGTACAGCTCAGCCTTTTCGCGGGCTTCAGCCTTGGACACGCCCAGCACATGGACCGGCGCTTCCATGATGTTTTCCAGCGCGGTCATGTGCGACCACAGGTTGAAGTGCTGGAACACCATCGACAGGCGCGAACGCATGCGTTGCAGCTGTTTCGGATCGGCAGCCTTGAGCCCGCCGTCCTTGTTCGCCACCAGCTTCAACTCTTCGTTGTTGAGCAGGATCTTGCCCGCGTGCGGCTGCTCCAGCAGGTTGATGCAGCGCAGGAAGGTACTTTTGCCGGAGCCACTGGAGCCGATGATGCTGATCACATCGCCAGCCGCCGCTTTCAGGGACACGCCCTTGAGCACTTCGTGACTGCCATAGCGTTTATGCAGGTCTTGGACTTCAAGTTTGTACATGCGGTCGGTTCTCACAAAAAGCAGTCAGTCAGTCGTTGAGCAAGCGCCCGTGACGCAGCGCTTCGCGCCCCGCCACCTTGGCCAGCCAGAAACCGGGTTGGGCGTATCGCAGCCGTTCAATGGCAAACAGCACCCCGGACGTACCAGCACACACCGTGCTGACCCGATCCGCCAGCGGATCGATCACTTCGAAAATTTCGTCGCCGGCTTCGATCCACTCGCCGGGTTTGCGCAAGTAACTGATCACGCCAGGGTGCGGCGCGAACAGCAATTCGGTGCCTTCGAACGGCATACCTTCGCAAGGTTCATGCGCAGGCTTAGGCCATTCGCCACTGATCAGCCCTTGCTCGGCAAGGAACGCCAGAATGCCCTCGGCCCAGGCTTCGGTGGCCTCGCGACCGGTGTCGGCCTGACCGCCCAATTCGAGGGTGGTCGCCAGGCACGCCAGCGGAATCTGTGCATCCGGGAACAAGCGCGACAAACGCAGCCACGGCAACGAACAGGCTTCATCAAAGGAGCTGCCGCCGGAATCCTCCGCCAGCAAGCCGACCCGCACATTCAAATGCGCGGCCAGCGAACGCCACTGCGGCCAGTGCTGCGGCAAGGCATACATGTGCAGCGCCGCTTCGGCATCGCAATGCAGATCCAGCACCACATCGGCGGTGCAAGCGTGGCTGAGCAGGATGCGTTGCATGCCCTGCAACTGGCTGCTTGCCTCGGGCAAGGCAGCCAGATGATCGCTCATGGCCTGGCGGATCAAACGAATGTTGGCGTGCGGGTCATCGCCCAGATGCCCGTCGAGCTGAGCCGCAACCGGCGCGCTGAGTTCGACGAAATCGCGGTTGAAGTTCTTGCCGCTGCCCGCCTCGAAACGCCCTTGGTGATTGCCTTGCAGTAGTTGCCCCAGCCCCAGTGGATTGGCCACCGGCACCAGTTCAATCACGCCGTTGAGCGCGCCTTGAGCTTCGAGTTCGGCCAGGCGTTTTTTCAACGCCCAGGCGGTGCGCATACCCGGCAATTCATCGGCGTGCAGGCTGGCCTGGATGTAGGCCTTGCGCTCGCCACTGCCGTAGCGAAACACCGAAATATGGCGCTCGCTGCCCAGATGACTCCACGGCAATGCGTGATCGATGCGTTCCATATCAGTGCTTCCGCGGGGCCAGGTAGCCCAGCCAGCGGCGCTCGGCCAGCTTGAACAGTTTCACCAGAATGAAGGTCAGGCACAGGTAGAACACGCCGGCGGTGATGTACGCCTCGAACGGCAGGTAGAACTGGGCGTTGACCGTGCGCGCGGCACCGGTGATGTCGATCAGGGTCACGATGGACGCCAGACTGGTGGTCTGCAGCATCATGATCACTTCGTTGCTGTACTGCGGCAGCGCCCGGCGCAGGGCCGACGGCAGCAGGATGCGCTTGTACATCTTGAAGCGCGACATGCCCATGGCCTTGGCCGCTTCGATCTCGCCGTTCGGCGTCGCGCGCAGGCTGCCAGCGATGATTTCGGCGGTGTAGGCGCTGGTGTTGATCGCGAAGGCCAGGCAGGCGCAGAACGTCGCGCTGGACAGCCATGGCCACATGAAGCTTTCGCGCACCGCCTGGAATTGCGCCAGGCCGTAGTAGATCAAGAACAGCTGCACCAGCATCGGCGTGCCGCGGATCACGTAGGTGTAGAGCCACGCCGTCATGTTGACCACGGCGTTTTTCGACACACGCATCAGCCCCAGCGGCAATGCACACAGCAAGCCGAAGAACAGCGACAGCGCGAGCAGTTTGAGGGTGGTGACCAGGCCGCCGAGGTACAGCGGCAGGGCCTCCCAGATGACGTTGTAGTCGAAGATCATAGCTCAGCCGCCCTTACGCCTACCGAGTAGCGCTTCTCGAGGTGACGCAATGCCAGCAACGAAACACTGGTGATCACCAGGTACAAGGCAGCCACTGCGAGGAAGAAGGTGAAAGGCTCGCGGGTGGCGTCGGCCGCCTGCTTGGCCTTGAACATCATGTCTTGCAGACCCACCACCGAAATCAGCGCGGTGGCCTTGGTCAGTACCAGCCAGTTGTTGGTGAAGCCCGGAATCGCCAGGCGAATCATCTGCGGCACCATCACCCGGAAGAACACCTGGAACCGGCTCATGCCGTAGGCCATGCCCGCTTCGGCCTGCCCCTTGGGGATCGCCATGAACGCACCCCGGAAGGTCTCCGACAGGTACGCACCGAAGATGAAGCCCAGGGTGCCGATACCGGCAGCCAATGGGTTCAGGTCGATGTATTCGTCATAGCCGAGCATCGGTGCCACGCGGTTGAGCATGTCCTGACCGCCGTAGAAGATCAGCAGGATCAGCACCAGGTCGGGAATCCCGCGGATCACCGTGGCATACAGGTCGCCCAGCCAGGCCAGCCAGCGCACCGGAGACAGACGCAGTGCCACGCCGATCAGGCCCAGCACGATGGCCAGGGCCATGGACGACAAGGCGAGCTGAAGCGTCAGCCAAACGCCATCGAGGATGACAGCCCCGTAGCCTTTCAACATGATTCAGGTCCTCGAAAGTTGGGATGAAAAAATGGCGCAAACCTCAGTGATCCTGCTGCTTGCGCCATTTCGGACTTGTCGCTTGGGCGTGTTACTTGCCGTAGATATCGAAGGCGAAGTACTTGTCCTGGATTTGCTTGTACTTGCCGTTTTCGCGGATGGCCGCGATGGCAGCGTTGAGCTTGTCCAGCTCGGCCTTGTCGCCCTTGCGCACGGCGATACCCACGCCGTCGCCGAAGTATTTGACGTCGGTGAAGGCCGGGCCGACGAACGCGAAGCCTTTGCCGGCGTCGGTTTTCAGGAAGCCGTCATCCAGCAGCGTAGCGTCTGCCACGGTGCCGTCGAGGCGACCGGCGCTCACGTCCAGGTAAATTTCGTTCTGCGAACCGTATGGCTTGATCTCGGCACCCAGCGGGGCCAGGACTTCGCGGGCGAAACGCTCGTGGATCGAACCACGCTGCACGCCAATGTTCTTGCCCTTGAGCTCGGTCAGGCCTTCGCTGACCTGGGTGCCTTGCTTCATGACCAGGCGAGCCGGGGTGTTGTAGTACTTGTTGGTGAAGTCCACGGACTTCTTGCGATCTTCAGTGATCGACATCGACGACAGGATGGCGTCGATCTTGCGCACTTTCAGTGCAGGGATCAGACCGTCGAACTCTTGCTCGACCCACACGCACTTGACCTTCATCTCTTCGCACAGGGCGTTGCCGATGTCGTAGTCGAAACCGACGATGCTGCCGTCCGGTGCCTTGGAGGCGAACGGAGGGTAAGCCGCTTCGATACCGA
This genomic interval from Pseudomonas putida contains the following:
- the aruF gene encoding arginine/ornithine succinyltransferase subunit alpha, with translation MLVMRPAQMADLGEVQRLAADSPIGVTSLPDDVERLSDKIAASEASFAAEVSFNGEESYFFVLEDTTTGKLVGCSAIVASAGYSEPFYSFRNETFVHASRELKIHNKIHVLSQCHDLTGNSLLTSFYVQRELVGSPWAELNSRGRLLFVASHPERFADAVVTEIVGYSDENGDSPFWDAIGRNFFDLNYAEAERLCGLKSRTFLAELMPHYPIYVPLLPDSAQEAMGQVHPRAQITFDILMREGFETDHYIDIFDGGPTLHARVSGIRSIAQSRVVPVKIGEPAKGVGRQYLVANAQLQDYRAVLLELDYAPGKPVTLDLEAAEALGVGEGASVRLVAV
- a CDS encoding aspartate aminotransferase family protein, with the protein product MSVEHAAVERADFDQVMVPNYAPAAFIPVRGEGSRVWDQSGRELIDFAGGIAVNVLGHAHPALVGALTEQANKLWHVSNVFTNEPALRLAHKLVDATFAERAFFCNSGAEANEAAFKLARRVGFDRFGSEKYEIIAALNSFHGRTLFTVNVGGQSKYSDGFGPKITGITHVPYNDLAALKAAISDKTCAVVLEPIQGESGVIPAELEYLQGARELCTAHNALLIFDEVQTGMGRTGKLFAYQHYGVIPDILTSAKSLGGGFPIAAMLTTEDLAKHLVVGTHGTTYGGNPLACAVAGAVMDVINTPEVLAGVNAKHDKFKARLEQIGEKYGLFTQVRGLGLLIGCVLSDAWKGKAKDIFNAAEKEGLMVLQAGPDVVRFAPSLVVEDADIDAGLDRFERAAAKLTQA
- the argR gene encoding transcriptional regulator ArgR, which codes for MTAHRIGFLIWPSTKALTLALAEEALRVAQRVHPEVVYELSFLQAEAPVDGAWQLPGEAWSGKLENFQKLFLLADEPPTALAPALSTALKQLVRAGCVIGGLSAGVYPLAQLGLLDGYRAAVHWRWQDDFAERFPKVIATSHLFDWDRDRLTACGGMSVLDLLLAVLARDHGAELAGAVSEELVVERIREGGERQRIPLQNRLGSSHPKLTQAVLLMEANIEEPLTTDEIAQHVCVSRRQLERIFKQYLNRVPSQYYLELRLNKARQMLMQTSKSIIQIGLSCGFSSGPHFSSAYRNFFGATPREDRNQRRSSSPFELSSVPSERG
- a CDS encoding ABC transporter ATP-binding protein, which encodes MYKLEVQDLHKRYGSHEVLKGVSLKAAAGDVISIIGSSGSGKSTFLRCINLLEQPHAGKILLNNEELKLVANKDGGLKAADPKQLQRMRSRLSMVFQHFNLWSHMTALENIMEAPVHVLGVSKAEAREKAELYLNKVGVAHRKDAYPGHMSGGEQQRVAIARALAMEPEVMLFDEPTSALDPELVGDVLKVMQALAQEGRTMVVVTHEMGFAREVSNQLVFLHKGVVEESGNPREVLVNPQSERLQQFLSGSLK
- a CDS encoding M14 family metallopeptidase — encoded protein: MERIDHALPWSHLGSERHISVFRYGSGERKAYIQASLHADELPGMRTAWALKKRLAELEAQGALNGVIELVPVANPLGLGQLLQGNHQGRFEAGSGKNFNRDFVELSAPVAAQLDGHLGDDPHANIRLIRQAMSDHLAALPEASSQLQGMQRILLSHACTADVVLDLHCDAEAALHMYALPQHWPQWRSLAAHLNVRVGLLAEDSGGSSFDEACSLPWLRLSRLFPDAQIPLACLATTLELGGQADTGREATEAWAEGILAFLAEQGLISGEWPKPAHEPCEGMPFEGTELLFAPHPGVISYLRKPGEWIEAGDEIFEVIDPLADRVSTVCAGTSGVLFAIERLRYAQPGFWLAKVAGREALRHGRLLND
- a CDS encoding ABC transporter permease gives rise to the protein MIFDYNVIWEALPLYLGGLVTTLKLLALSLFFGLLCALPLGLMRVSKNAVVNMTAWLYTYVIRGTPMLVQLFLIYYGLAQFQAVRESFMWPWLSSATFCACLAFAINTSAYTAEIIAGSLRATPNGEIEAAKAMGMSRFKMYKRILLPSALRRALPQYSNEVIMMLQTTSLASIVTLIDITGAARTVNAQFYLPFEAYITAGVFYLCLTFILVKLFKLAERRWLGYLAPRKH
- a CDS encoding ABC transporter permease, with the translated sequence MLKGYGAVILDGVWLTLQLALSSMALAIVLGLIGVALRLSPVRWLAWLGDLYATVIRGIPDLVLILLIFYGGQDMLNRVAPMLGYDEYIDLNPLAAGIGTLGFIFGAYLSETFRGAFMAIPKGQAEAGMAYGMSRFQVFFRVMVPQMIRLAIPGFTNNWLVLTKATALISVVGLQDMMFKAKQAADATREPFTFFLAVAALYLVITSVSLLALRHLEKRYSVGVRAAEL
- a CDS encoding ABC transporter substrate-binding protein; this encodes MKKLVLLGALALSSVLSLPTFADEKPLKIGIEAAYPPFASKAPDGSIVGFDYDIGNALCEEMKVKCVWVEQEFDGLIPALKVRKIDAILSSMSITEDRKKSVDFTNKYYNTPARLVMKQGTQVSEGLTELKGKNIGVQRGSIHERFAREVLAPLGAEIKPYGSQNEIYLDVSAGRLDGTVADATLLDDGFLKTDAGKGFAFVGPAFTDVKYFGDGVGIAVRKGDKAELDKLNAAIAAIRENGKYKQIQDKYFAFDIYGK